The DNA window GGATTAAATCATacattcaatttatccgttaaaaatccgttttaatcaccaagtagtctacacttaaacaagataaaccagtctgttatctaccgtgttagctttcaaaataaccagcaaaaacaaaatctgcacttcaagattgtttacaatctacgcattgcagatatttgccatggaTACAAGTGCGGataaagaagtgcatgtatacgcaaataatgttgattaaaaatttgcacaatttcgtactgcaaatgaaagtaaatgtaggctataaggcctaggctactcactaaaactgcctatttgagGAGAgatggctatatatgatagtattgagtagcctattttgtggattaactGTATTGATGCTCAAGGAAAATTAGGGGAAGTTTCCGCCattgcttagtgattaaaacagatttttctaaatcgcatttatcatttaatctccctaacacaatgcaaagaagCTGTCTGTCattttccaattgattagtcagatcatttgcatgcttgttaatcactgaaaattaaaaaaaaaatttattaaaagTTTGAGATCagtgattagtttaaaggacaatttttgcgccccaccaattttcagctcaccagtcgccaaACAGTCAACTGCACGCGAGgttgaaaaattaatttcttctaCTTAAGGGTAACGGATACTCATAATTTGGCAATCAAGTCTAAAAGTAAGGGTATGTAACATAAAGCTGAACCTATAGTTTCACCTGGGTTATGATGGCTGCTGTCAATGAGACAGGCCAGCCATTTGGACCTTCGAACAACCCATGGGTAagtaacatttgttttgtttttttttatttttaaataaacgcaAGGTAACAAATTGATAATAGTATAAAAATGTGAAGTTAACGCGAAATCCCAAAACCAAGGCTTAAGAGATTATATCAAACAATGTCCGAAAACTAACTAACAAAGACAATGGCTGGCAAAGGGAAACAATCTGGTAGAAACACATATCGTCAAGGAAACATTCTTTGATACGTCACCTGCACCAGTGACAGCATAGGTAACGTTAAATGTGTGTCATGAGTGATGACTAACGTTATGCCACTTAAAAATTACACTAGATTGACAAAGGTTGTCACATTCATACAGCCTATGGTGTGGTCACATGTGCCTATGGACTTCACATCGCGCCTCCTCTTAAAAGACCGAGGGAAGCAAGCTAACAGCTAGTAGCAAATAGCCCTGTGCATTCGCTTGAATTACCATTAAAATGTGGAATTTTGAGAAGCTCCTTTAGTTGTTTCGGCCGCTTCagtaattatataatattatgcCTGTTAACTTCACATTTTTATACTATTATCAATTTGTTACCTTgcgtttattaaaaaaaaacaaaacaaaaaaaaaacaaaacaacaaacgtTACTTACCCATGGGTTGTTCGAAGATCCGAACGGCTGGCCTTGACAGCAGCCATCATAACCCAGGTATGTTACATAGCCTACCCTTATTTTTAGACTTGACTGCCAAATTATGAGTATCCGTTACCCTTAAGTAgaagaaattaattattcaacCTTGCGTGCAGTTGAccactgttttcagttttcgcAACATCGTAAACTCTCTTGCCCGCAGTTACCGGCTCATGTTACAGAATTTTAAACTCGGCGATTGGATGTTTCATGTCGAAGTGCACCATGGGAGTCGTAGTTAACCTAGAAATCTCCACACGCATTTGCAAATCtccacacacatttgcaaatcGCCACATGCATTTGCAAATCTCTGCCATAGCAGAAGTGTAGAAAAAATCACATGTAAAAAGATAGCCAATTGAGAGGTCCGCCTGAGTTGTAACTGATGATGTAGACATTTACAAATctcatttacagatttatgtacacatttacagatctgCGTGCAAATCTGATTACACATTTGCAAATCTGATTACGCATTTGCACACAATTCTGCTACAATAATAGCCCCATACCAGGCTGTCTCAACTCGAGTAGTCCAATTTAGTCGGTCCTCACTTATTCAGTGCTGTTTGCTGCATTATGTAACATTAGTGCATACAAGAGTGAGTCCACTAGATGGCATGCTATTACTACTGGTGCTACCCCAAAATATCTCAATGCATTGCATGTACCAGTTTGTGCTAATCGGCTACTCGGTATCCCTGTTGAGAAAACTGAGTGCTGTTTCAGGTAACTGAGTGTGGTAATCTTCAGGACCGCCTGAGGGCACTCCATGATTGCTTTTGATTACGACCgattgtttgcacctgattgaGAGAGATTATATACGGTCATGTGAGATCTGTTCTTCGCTTTAGTGTCTACTTACGTACACATAAGCCAGTAAAGAGAAAAGCTCTCTTAGAGAAACTGTGGTAAGAAAAAAGTATAGGATTTTTGAAgttagcttttgtttttactagCAGTAAGACACCTGTCCTACTAGTCACCTAgctttaattctttattttccttaaacgCCTTTTGCCTTCCTCATTTACGAGGCacccttttcttttgcttttcttcagactgcaccGCAGTCTTCCTAAAGTTCACTCACTCCTTACGCCTTAGTTTCGTTCTCCTGCCGagacatttaatttgtgttgggatattctcccttaggagtCGAGTCTTCTTTTCGTTATCCCCCTCCTTAAGTCTCTTTCTGAGACCTAGTGGTTATTCCACTTCGGTGGGTAAACTTTAAGAAACCCCTTTTGCATTCACTGTAGTTGCCTGCGGTCGTTACCACCTCCCCACCCTCACAGTATTAGCACATCTTAGgtctattgtcgggtttatcttgttgctaaaGTTTAAGTATTTAAGCTGAACATTTGGTTTGAGTTTGTCAGTGTGGATAAGGACAGACCAAGGCAAGTTCATTAAGTCAGTGTGATGTACAAGGTGTGTACTCCCTCACCCTTAGCTGTACAAATACACTTTTACGACCATCACCCTAAAACTTTAACAACCAATTAGCCTGAGGGGGGAGACTCATTGGATTtgtgagttttgttttgttttcctatAATAATTCGCATTTACCACCCACAAGTTGCATAGCGTTGCTTACCCACAATCACCAGTGCAGAAGTGCTAGATGGGCATGCCAAGTTTGCCAgatctaatttatttttctaaacatttgttttacagAGTTTATGGTGGAGTGGAGAaaattccccccccaccccccccaacaaacTCTGAATTGGCCTTGCTCTGTATtgttggatggggtggggtagggcgggggggggatcggGATGGGAGACTTACTGCCACCAGGCTGTCATGCATATGAACGGGTCCTTCATGTCCAATCGCACCACAACTGCACTgacacagaacagcagaacCCTGTTGGCTTTACCTGCATTCCAGCCCTGCTTCCCACAGTAATCTGGAGTACCCCAATTCAGCCCCATAGCCCCTGACTTTGGCTCACAATTCTGCCTTGCATCCTCCCACAATACTCCAGGGCGTTTCTGTCCACCTGCCAAATTTACATTTGCCATTTGGAgatttgtggtctaaagcaataaaataaacttcCTTTTCTAtccaatttaaatttaaaaggtattttttccCAGTTTGCACTGCtcttaaataaatcattatacACTATTTGGCCTAAAGTACTTGGACACCCGACATCCAACATCTGATCTAAAATTATGGggattaatatggagttgattTGCTggtataacaacctccactcttctgggaaggctttatattggatgttggagcattgctgaaAGGATTTGTTTCCATCCAGCCAgaaagcattagtgaggtcaggtactgattgggcgattaggtctgactcgcagttggcttttcagttaatcccaaaggtgttggatggggttgaggtcagggctttctgcaggccagtcaagttcttccacaccattctcgacaaaaccatttctatatgggcCTCGCTGTGTCCCTGGGggcattgtcctgctgaaacaggaaagggccttcccccaaACTGTTGAGGAAGCAAAGAATcctctagaatgtgattgtatgctgtagcattaaaatctgccttcactggaactaaggggccaagcccaaaccatgaaaaacagccccagatcaaggGATGTCCTgacacttttggtcatatagtgtaacTTTGTAACAACACTCACCAGAGACATGAATGAGGGCAGCAATTTGAAGGGCACAATTGTATCAAGACTAAAGTATCAAAACCTATGAAATATGTGCGGAATTATTCATGGTGCATAATGTACTTATAAatgtaagaagaaaaaaaaagtaccttATAATTTAGTTCAAAATCTCAAACTCCACATTACCcagtgacttgtttttttttgtttttttttaagtaactccaaagcagcttttaCAGAAACACTAAGCCTCCAGACATTTTATTCGTGAATACTACCAAATTATTCTTTACAATAATTATTCTTTGCTTCCCTCAGCAGCATTAGGTCCTTGGGAGTGAAGAGCTTGTGCAGCTTCATAAGTGAGACGGAATGAAATATTGACACAATATAAATTCACAAATTTTTAGTAATTAACTGTGAATAaccattataaaataaatatatgtattgcCCCTGATGTGCACCACCATAAATTCAGAAACTTtcacaagtgaaaataaattctcaattgaaaacatacactaaaactgaaataatgtcaAAATAAGTGAGCAAAACTGTGATCTTTAATGTTTAAGTGCAAATCCACTGTGACCGTGTTATAAGCCTAGAAAGCACAGAATTAAGGAATCCCACATTTACACAAGCCTTGTCTTctacaaaaatagaaaaattaatACAGCTGATTAAGGTTGAGCTCATCCTTCCTTCCTCTTGTCTTCTCTCTGTGGCCGTGAGAGGCGAGGACGACATGCAACGGATTTTTATCCTCGTACTAATACCCAAAACcgtgtaaaaagaaaaaaaaaaaaacacctgcccTGCCCCAAACAATTAGTGTGTTAATTCACCCGGGTCATGTAAGATTCTGATATCACACTGAAAGcggttaattaattaaaataattttaacaagaaGATGTGCTCTGCTGGGATGTCATTTGCAGTATGAAAATCAGAATTTAACCAACCACAGTGTCAGGAAACTGGATTAATGCAGGGTCACTTTTTACTGCTTGTGCtcctcattttatttctggCCAGCTTGGGGTGTGGGTATAGTGATTTGCAGTATATACATGATGGGCCATATACTGTGAAGTCATGTGGATCAACGGAGGTTGAGAGGATGGAAGGAGGGGGCAGGTGACCACTGACTCCACCTACTTTCCACAGTCACTGTCGTCAAGTATCAGGCCTGATGATAGATATGGTAAGATATGATAAGCTTTTTTCAAGCTCACCTCCTTCAAATCATGGAACAGCATCACTGGAAATGGGGCCACCACAGTTGGTGAGAGGGTTGGAACGATATCAGAGTCCCATGATCCTCCTCTGCCCAACTGTCATTGTTTCACCAAAGCTGAGACACTCTTCCCAACCATCGTCTGACTTAAGTCCGGAAAAAACAAGCTGAAAAACATGTTGCTGAAACACGGCACAGCATAAGCACAGAGCCTAAGTCAACTCTGCTCCGCTGTCACTTTGCCCCTCCTGGGTCACCTGGCCCCACTGTCATTCATGTTCTGAACTATTTTCAGGCCCTGCTAACCTTGTGCTGTCGTTTTCACGCCGCATGTTGGATTTCTCACAGCCAAAACGCAGGAGATCATGACCAGGCAATCGGGGACAAAGAGTTTCTTACTGTACAGAACATTCCGCTGAAAGTTAAACGGGTGCACGCTGGTTACATGCTGTTTTCCCTTGAGGGGTTGTAAAAGCTCTCCAGATTCAGACATAACAATCACGGGGAGCAAGGCGGTCCACCGCCGGCATAAAAACAGCTATTAGCAGCACCTGGCCCATTGCCACGGCGACTTCACAGCAACTGAGTGATTGATTCTGCAGCTTTGTCAAATTAGGGATTAAAAGGTCACACAGTGCAGCTCGACCACAAGCAGACTTTATTCTGGTGAGTGGTGGCTAGGattattaatcaatcaatcaataaatcaatcaatcaataatttgaattatttgagCCCTTGAGAAAGGAAATGACACAAGTCCATTATGTAGGgcatacacactcaccggccactttattaggtacacctgttcaactgttCGTTAACGCAGATATCtactcagccaatcatgtggcagcaactcagtgcatttaggcatgtagacatggtcaggacaatctgctgaagttcaaaccaagcatcagaatgaggaagaaaggtgatttaagtgactttgaacgtggcacggttgttggtgccagatgggctggtttgagtatttcagaaactgctgatctactgggatttacacgcacaaccatctctagggttaacagagaatggtccgaaaaagagaaaatatccagtgagcggcagttctctgggcgaaaatgccttgttgaggTCAGAGGacaatggccagactggttcgagctgatagaacggcagcagtaactcaaataaccactcctTACAACCGAAGTATGccgaagagcatctctgaacacacaacacgtcgaacctttaagcagatgggctacagcagcagaaaacCACACCGGgaactagcaaggtgtacctaataaagtggccggtgagtgtatattattatattattaatatattattatttttcttaatcaGCAGTGCACATAACTTTAAAGGGGGAAAACTTCTTGGTGCAAATTAGAAAAATATCCCAATGGTCCTCTGATGGTAGGCACAGATAAATCATATCTGCTTTGCCTATTTCGGCAGATTGTAGTTTCGAGGTAACTAGACATGAAGCTAAGCCACAACAGGTGTTCACAGGTTTGCAGTATTATCAGCTATGAGCAGACCAGGGCAATGGCAGGCAGCACGATGCCGGTGAATTACTGAGCCTGATTACTGTAAAATGAAACTGGGGATATTGCTGGCAGGGATTTCTAGAAAACAAtggctttttttgtgaaatataccgGTCCtcaacacacgtgcacacatacgcacacacgtgtgttcAAATTATTCAGCTTCAGTATTTCCCATTATCCATTGATACTAAATACTAAATTATTTCTCAATTTATGtataatccatttaaaaaaagcttcggaagagagaagagggaagTTTCAGATGCTTGTAAATTAAAAGTGGAAGGGGGGGAAATTTCATTCAATACAAtccttcaaataaatataatttttttcaaattagaTAATTAATaagggcggcacggtggtgcagtgggtagcactgtcacctcacagcaagaaggtcctgggttggAATCcggcttgggcctttctgtgtggagtttgcatgttctccccgtgtccttGTGAGTTTCCTCCgagtactccggtttcctcccacggcGAAGgaaggtaggccgattggagactctaaattgcccataggtatgagtgtgtgagtgaatggtgtgtgtgccctgcgatagaatGGCGgccagtccagggtgtattcccgcCTCTCACTCAATGCACGCTAGGATAGGCTGCAGCACCCctctgcgaccctgcccaggataagcgggtatagataatggatggataattcataaataataagtAATAGATCCACAAGTGTCTCCCAAGGGTGAATACATGATGCTTCCTTAAGGTAGCTTCATGAAGCATCTAatgcagtggttcttaaccttgttggaggcaccgaaccccaccagtttcatatgctcattcaccgaacccttctttagtaaaaaataaaatatgattttttttactggtGCACGAAATGAATTGTGCATTAATATCACCTTGTTCAAATAACAAAACCAACACAGTGCATGAACTCATAACAACTTACCTCAGTGTGACTTCTGCTGTTGCCTTTGAGAGACCAGTTCAGATATGCGTGGCTTCACCTTGGAAAGTGCCAGTCTCATGTCATTTTCACAGCAAAGTCTGTTCCTTTTCTTAGTTTTTATGTCCAGCATCCTCGAAAACGATTGCTCACAAAGATATGTTGTCAAAAATGGTACAAAAAAATCCAGGGCTTTCTTAGCAATAACTGGATACTTTTCCATTTGTTGACACCAAAACGTTGAGAGCGTTGTTGTTCTGAAGAGTTGCTGTTGAACCTGGCTCTGCTGAAGTTCAATGATTTCGTCGAGGTATTCATCATTGACATCTGCTGTCTCAATAGCAAACGTGAACGGCTGTCTCACCCATGCTGGATATGATGCTCTTGTAGGGAAGTATCCATCGAGAGACTTCGCAAGCTCATCTAAGTGCGTGGCAATTGTTTGCTTCAGTTCCATGGGTACAGATATGTCTCCAAGTCCACACACATCTTCGATCTTACTTACACAGTCGTCCAGAAGTGGGAAGTTTGCGAAGTTGTTGTTCTCTGCTCGTCGTTTCCATAACGGtaactttttttgaaaagcctTCAGGTTTTCTTCTGCTTCCATTATGTTAACTCCACCACCCTGCATCTGCTGATTTAGATGATTGAGAGCTGCGGATATATCAGCCATGTATGCTAAAATGAGAATGAACTCAGAATCTTTGAAGCAATCTGCATGAAAATGTTGGTGCTCTTGCAAAAACTGGGCTAATTCCACACGCATGGCAAAAACACGATTCAGCACCTGTCCCCGGGATAACCACCGAACATTCGAATGGTAAAGAAGTACCTCGAATTCAGAGCCCATTTCTTTACACAGCTCACTGAAGATGCGGTGCCTCAGAGCACTATTTCGCACATAGTTCACACATTCCACTACAATTTTTAATACTTCTGCCATTTTGGGCGGCAAGGTTTTTGTTGCCAACGCATGCCTGTGCAGAATGCAATGCGTAACAATGATGTGCGGTGCATCGGCTTTTACTAGCGCACCAAAACCAGACTTTCTTCCCAGCATCACTGGAGCTCCGTCCGTACAAACTGCAGAAACCATATCCCATGAAAGGTTGTTGTCTCTGAAGAAGTCATCCACAAGCTTCTTCACATCGGCTGCCTTAGTTGTTGTTGTAAGAGgcttacaaaataaaaactcttcTTTTATCATGTCGTCTTTCACATAGTGCACAAAAACGGCAAGCTGGCTTAGATTGGAAACGTCGGTGGTCTCGTCGAGTTGAAGGCTGAATTTTGCCGGGCTTGAAATCAGATCCGCGACTACTTGAGCCAAGATGTCTTTACTCATGCACTCTATTCTGTCACTGATGGTGTCATTTGAAAGAGGAATTTGGGATAATTTACCTTCAGCCGCTGTTCCGAGTATCAGATTCGCCATCTTTAACGCAGCTGGTTTTACGAGTGTTCCGCCAATGGTGTGCGGTTTGCCCTGCTTTGCGATCAGATAAGCAACTTCGTACGATGCTGTGAGGATCGGTTTGTTGATGGGTACAAATCCAAGAGCGGGCAGAGTGGCCTTTTCGTCGAATCTGGCTCTCTTCACCTTGAATTCAGCAAGCGTTGTGTTCTTGTATTCCCCATCTCCATGCAGCTTCAAGAAGTGTTCCTTCAGTTTTGCAGGTGCGAGACTAGAGTTGCTCAACTTGGCATTGCAAATCATGCAGATGGGACGCTGACTCCCGTCACGTTCCGTGATACATGTAAATCCATGTTTTACATATTCGTCCGaccactttctttttttgcccgACATAGTTAGCATGGATTAAAATATTCCGTAAGAAATCACACGACACACCGACAGTCACACGTTGTGGCGGTTGGAGGTGGACGTGGGGTCGGCGTCACTAACGCTAACCCAACGTCACTGACGCACACCGCTGGTCAGACGGAGGGTTATTAAAGAAGGTGTtgttaaacaggaagtgatacGCTGGCAGCGCGTCCACTCCTTTACAGCCGTTTTACAACGTGTCATCACCGTGGGTAAAAGTACCAGTTCCCCGCCGCCACGTCGTGAGTCCGTACGGCGATTGACCCTTTAGATCGCCGGCCGCAGGAGCTTATTTGCCTGGATCGGCGCTCGGGAGATAACGGGCTAATTCCGGTGTGTGGTCCCGACTGAGAAGGAGGTCTCACTCTGCTGTTTATCCAGCGCTCTCAAAGCGGACCGGTAGGGAGTCTCACTCAGACACATATACAGCCCTCTCTAAGCGGTCTGATAGGGAGGTCTCACTCTGCTGCATAAACCAGCGACCTCAAAGCGGACCGGTAGGAAATCTCAGAGCAGGACGCTTTCAATGACTGTGCCCactaactgcagactagactgaggggtggacctctgcggcggaggctccaccgaacccctgagaccgactcaccgaacccctagggttcgaccgaacccaggttaagaaccactgatCTAATGGAGTTACAGTGGGTTGTGTGAGTTGGTCTGTGAGGCTAGTAAGGGGATCCCTTACttgaaagtaaaataatataattaaataatccaTGCTAGGGGTCCTCAAAACACAGGTGTAGTGAATTCTTCACATTTGCAACGTTAACACCCCAACTTCAAAAGCCTCAaaaaatgagggggaaaaacataTTAAGTAGGCAGGGAGCATGCATAAAATAAAGCCAAAAGTggaaataatatataacattctGGCAAGGGCAGCAATTTTGTGAAATGACTTTTTTAAGTGACTGCCTATAAGGTCAAAGAAcatacagcaaacacacatggctgtggttaaaaatgtgtgtgtgtgtgtgtgtgtgtgtgtatagtgagctccataatgcttgggacaaagacaaagattttttttttcttgattttgctcCATACACCACAATTTTGAATATGCAATCAAACATTTCTCATGTAGTTAacatgcacattctcagcttttaggGGTATTTTTccatacattttagtttcaataTGTAGAAATTAGTGCACTTTTTATGTATAATCcgcccatttcagggcaccataatattttggacaaatggcttcacaggtgctTCTGATTAGTCAAGTGTGTTTAATTGCTTGCTTAATGCAGATACTCTAATGCAGATactctaggcttttgattgacATTGGACTTTGTAATTGGCATTTGTccaccagagttgtgccaaagaaagtcaaggaagccattatgaacCTGAGCAATGATAAGAACATCCATAGACATAGGCcgaaccttaggcttaccaaaatcaactgtttggcaCATCATTAAGAAAGAGAGCAGTTGTGAGCTCAGGAACTGCAAATGGCCTGGTAGACCAAGGAAGAGCTTTACATatgatgaccgaagaattctcaccataatgaagaaaaaaaaaacccaaacacctATCCCACAgatcagtgactactgtctgcagaagattTCACAAACGAAACTAcggaggctacactgcaagatgcaaaccactagttagttAGTTCTGGAaggtggacaga is part of the Anguilla anguilla isolate fAngAng1 chromosome 10, fAngAng1.pri, whole genome shotgun sequence genome and encodes:
- the LOC118206534 gene encoding protein ZBED8-like; this encodes MSGKKRKWSDEYVKHGFTCITERDGSQRPICMICNAKLSNSSLAPAKLKEHFLKLHGDGEYKNTTLAEFKVKRARFDEKATLPALGFVPINKPILTASYEVAYLIAKQGKPHTIGGTLVKPAALKMANLILGTAAEGKLSQIPLSNDTISDRIECMSKDILAQVVADLISSPAKFSLQLDETTDVSNLSQLAVFVHYVKDDMIKEEFLFCKPLTTTTKAADVKKLVDDFFRDNNLSWDMVSAVCTDGAPVMLGRKSGFGALVKADAPHIIVTHCILHRHALATKTLPPKMAEVLKIVVECVNYVRNSALRHRIFSELCKEMGSEFEVLLYHSNVRWLSRGQVLNRVFAMRVELAQFLQEHQHFHADCFKDSEFILILAYMADISAALNHLNQQMQGGGVNIMEAEENLKAFQKKLPLWKRRAENNNFANFPLLDDCVSKIEDVCGLGDISVPMELKQTIATHLDELAKSLDGYFPTRASYPAWVRQPFTFAIETADVNDEYLDEIIELQQSQVQQQLFRTTTLSTFWCQQMEKYPVIAKKALDFFVPFLTTYLCEQSFSRMLDIKTKKRNRLCCENDMRLALSKVKPRISELVSQRQQQKSH